One genomic segment of Sphingomonas sp. JUb134 includes these proteins:
- the kdpA gene encoding potassium-transporting ATPase subunit KdpA — protein MTIQGWILILGFVGILLALTKPIGMWLFALYEGRRTPLHLVLGPVEHGFYKLAGIDPTQEQGWRRYALHMLVFNFVLMAFTYAVLRLQGVLPGNPQGLAGLSPHLAFNTAISFTTNTNWQSYGGESTMSNLSQMLGLTIHNFLSSATGIALAFALFRGFARREAKAIGNFWADCTRVTLYLLLPLCVVIALFYIASGVPQTLAGVIGIDTLEGARQSILLGPVASQEAIKMLGTNGGGFFNANSAHPFENPTAITNLVQMLSIFAIGVGLTWCFGKAVGNTRQGWAILAAMMILFLAGVTVTYWQEAAGNPVLHQLGVAGGNMEGKEARFGIAASALFAVVTTAASCGAVNAMHDSFTALGGMIPLFNMQLGEVVIGGVGAGIYGFLLFAILAVFVAGLMVGRTPEYVGKKIEAREVKLAVLAIAVLPLMILGLTALSSVMEQGLAGPLNKGPHGFSEILYAFTSAVANNGSAFAGLTANTPWYNGLLGVAMWVGRFFIIVPMLAIAGSLAAKKHTPESAGSFPTTGGLWVGLLVGIVLIVGGLTFLPSLALGPIADHLAMIRGQLF, from the coding sequence ATGACCATCCAGGGATGGATCCTGATCCTCGGCTTCGTCGGCATCCTGCTGGCGCTCACCAAGCCGATCGGCATGTGGCTGTTCGCGCTATACGAAGGCCGCCGCACCCCGCTGCACCTCGTGCTCGGACCTGTCGAGCACGGCTTTTACAAGCTTGCCGGCATTGACCCCACGCAGGAGCAGGGCTGGCGCCGCTATGCGCTGCACATGCTGGTGTTCAACTTCGTGCTGATGGCGTTCACCTATGCGGTGCTGCGCCTGCAGGGCGTGCTGCCCGGCAATCCGCAGGGACTGGCGGGCCTCTCTCCACACCTCGCCTTCAACACGGCGATCAGCTTCACGACCAACACCAACTGGCAAAGCTATGGCGGGGAGTCGACCATGTCGAACCTCAGCCAGATGCTCGGGCTGACGATCCACAACTTCCTGTCGTCGGCCACCGGCATCGCGCTCGCCTTTGCGCTGTTCCGCGGCTTCGCGCGGCGAGAGGCAAAGGCGATCGGCAATTTCTGGGCCGATTGCACCCGCGTGACGCTCTATCTGCTGCTGCCGCTCTGCGTCGTGATCGCGCTGTTCTACATCGCGAGCGGCGTGCCGCAGACGCTCGCCGGCGTAATCGGCATCGACACGCTGGAAGGCGCGCGCCAGTCGATCCTGCTCGGCCCGGTCGCCAGCCAGGAAGCGATCAAGATGCTGGGCACCAATGGCGGCGGCTTCTTCAACGCCAACTCCGCGCATCCGTTCGAGAACCCGACCGCGATCACCAACCTGGTCCAGATGCTGTCGATCTTCGCGATCGGCGTGGGGCTGACCTGGTGCTTCGGCAAGGCGGTCGGCAATACCCGGCAGGGCTGGGCGATCCTGGCCGCGATGATGATCCTGTTCCTGGCGGGTGTCACCGTCACCTACTGGCAGGAAGCGGCGGGCAATCCGGTGCTCCACCAGCTCGGCGTCGCGGGCGGCAACATGGAGGGCAAGGAGGCCCGCTTCGGCATCGCCGCCTCGGCACTGTTCGCGGTCGTCACCACCGCCGCCTCGTGCGGCGCGGTCAATGCGATGCACGACAGCTTTACCGCGCTGGGCGGCATGATCCCGCTGTTCAACATGCAGCTGGGCGAGGTCGTGATCGGAGGCGTCGGCGCCGGCATCTACGGCTTCCTGCTGTTCGCCATCCTCGCAGTGTTCGTGGCCGGGCTGATGGTCGGCCGCACGCCCGAATATGTCGGTAAGAAGATCGAGGCCCGCGAGGTGAAGCTCGCGGTGCTCGCGATCGCCGTCCTGCCTCTGATGATCCTGGGCCTGACCGCCTTGTCGAGCGTGATGGAGCAGGGTCTCGCCGGGCCGCTCAACAAGGGACCGCACGGGTTCAGCGAAATCCTCTACGCCTTCACAAGCGCTGTCGCGAACAACGGCTCGGCCTTCGCCGGCCTGACGGCGAATACACCCTGGTACAACGGGCTGCTCGGCGTCGCGATGTGGGTAGGCCGCTTCTTCATCATCGTGCCGATGCTGGCGATCGCCGGCAGCCTCGCCGCCAAGAAGCACACGCCGGAAAGTGCGGGCTCGTTCCCGACCACCGGCGGCCTGTGGGTCGGCTTGCTCGTCGGCATCGTGCTGATCGTCGGCGGCCTCACCTTCCTGCCGAGCCTCGCGCTCGGTCCCATCGCCGATCATCTCGCGATGATCCGCGGCCAACTGTTCTGA
- the kdpB gene encoding potassium-transporting ATPase subunit KdpB yields MAQKSQTKSLFTADLVVPAIQASFVKLNPRELIRNPVMFVTAAVAALMTVLLVVGQDDLTTGFKLQLVVWLWLTVLFGTFAEALAEGRGKAQAASLRATKAELTAKRLKNGRTEQVPASQLRAGDLVLVETNDLIPADGEVVEGVASVNEAAITGESAPVIREAGGDRSAVTAGTRVISDQVTVRVTVDPGQGFLDRMIALVEGAERQKTPNEIALTLLLVGLTIIFLIAVGTIPGFATYAGGSIPVAILSALLITLIPTTIAALLSAIGIAGMDRLVRFNVLAKSGRAVEAAGDVDVLLLDKTGTITIGDRQASEFRPVGGASDAELAEAALLASLADETPEGRSIVVLARDKFGVHTAALPAGAEVIPFTAQTRISGVRTGDSLIQKGAVDSVLRANPGVGETAAATELRRVTDEIARAGGTPLAVAKNGRLLGAIFLKDVVKAGIRERFGELRAMGIRTVMITGDNPLTAAAIAAEAGVDDFLAQATPEDKLALIRKEQQGGRLVAMCGDGTNDAPALAQADVGVAMNTGTQAAREAGNMVDLDSDPTKLIEVVGLGKQLLMTRGALTTFSVANDVAKYFAIIPAMFVALYPGLGVLNVMGLATPESAILSAIIFNAIIIPLLVPLALKGVAYRPMSAGPLLARNLAVYGLGGLLAPFVGIKIIDLVVNGLGLA; encoded by the coding sequence ATGGCCCAGAAAAGCCAGACCAAGAGCCTGTTCACGGCCGACCTCGTCGTGCCCGCGATCCAGGCGTCGTTCGTGAAGCTCAATCCAAGAGAGCTGATCCGCAACCCCGTCATGTTCGTCACCGCCGCGGTCGCGGCGCTGATGACGGTCCTGCTCGTCGTCGGGCAGGACGATCTCACCACCGGCTTCAAGCTCCAGCTCGTCGTGTGGCTGTGGTTGACCGTGCTGTTCGGCACCTTCGCCGAGGCGCTGGCCGAGGGCCGCGGCAAGGCACAGGCGGCCTCGCTGCGCGCCACCAAGGCCGAACTCACCGCCAAGCGGCTCAAGAACGGGCGCACCGAACAGGTCCCCGCCAGCCAGCTTCGAGCCGGCGACCTGGTGCTGGTCGAGACCAACGACCTGATTCCGGCCGATGGCGAGGTGGTGGAAGGCGTCGCCTCGGTCAACGAAGCGGCCATCACGGGCGAAAGCGCGCCCGTCATCCGCGAGGCAGGCGGCGACCGCTCTGCGGTGACGGCAGGTACTCGCGTGATCTCGGACCAGGTCACCGTCCGGGTGACCGTGGATCCGGGCCAGGGCTTTCTCGACCGCATGATCGCGCTGGTCGAGGGCGCCGAGCGGCAGAAGACCCCGAACGAGATCGCGCTCACCCTGCTGCTGGTCGGCCTCACGATTATCTTCCTGATCGCGGTCGGCACCATCCCGGGCTTCGCCACCTATGCGGGCGGGAGCATCCCCGTGGCGATCCTGTCGGCCCTGCTGATCACCCTGATCCCGACCACGATCGCCGCCCTGCTGTCGGCGATCGGCATCGCGGGCATGGACCGACTGGTGCGCTTCAACGTGCTCGCCAAGTCGGGCCGGGCGGTGGAGGCCGCTGGCGACGTCGACGTGCTGCTGCTCGACAAGACCGGCACCATCACCATCGGCGACCGGCAGGCGAGCGAGTTCCGCCCCGTCGGCGGCGCCAGCGATGCCGAACTCGCCGAAGCGGCACTGCTCGCGAGCCTTGCCGACGAGACCCCCGAGGGCCGCTCGATCGTGGTGCTCGCCCGCGACAAGTTCGGGGTCCACACCGCCGCGCTGCCGGCGGGGGCAGAAGTGATCCCCTTCACCGCCCAGACCCGCATCTCGGGCGTGCGGACCGGCGACTCGCTGATCCAAAAGGGTGCGGTGGATTCGGTGCTCCGGGCCAATCCGGGCGTCGGCGAGACCGCCGCAGCCACCGAGCTGCGGCGCGTGACGGACGAGATCGCCCGCGCGGGCGGCACGCCGCTGGCAGTCGCCAAGAACGGGCGGCTGCTGGGCGCCATCTTCCTGAAGGACGTGGTGAAGGCCGGCATCCGAGAGCGTTTCGGCGAACTGCGCGCGATGGGTATCCGCACGGTGATGATCACCGGCGACAATCCCCTGACCGCGGCGGCGATCGCCGCTGAAGCCGGGGTGGACGACTTCCTCGCCCAGGCGACGCCGGAGGACAAGCTCGCGCTGATCCGCAAGGAGCAGCAGGGCGGGCGGCTGGTCGCGATGTGCGGCGACGGCACCAACGACGCGCCCGCGCTCGCGCAGGCCGATGTCGGCGTCGCCATGAACACCGGCACCCAGGCCGCGCGCGAGGCCGGCAACATGGTGGACCTCGACAGCGACCCGACCAAGCTCATCGAGGTGGTCGGTCTCGGCAAGCAGCTGCTGATGACGCGCGGCGCGCTCACGACCTTTTCGGTCGCGAACGACGTGGCGAAGTATTTCGCGATCATCCCGGCGATGTTCGTGGCGCTCTATCCGGGGCTTGGCGTCCTCAACGTCATGGGGCTCGCCACGCCGGAGAGCGCAATCCTATCGGCGATCATCTTCAACGCGATCATCATCCCGCTGCTGGTGCCGCTGGCGCTCAAGGGCGTGGCGTACCGGCCGATGTCCGCCGGGCCGCTCCTCGCGCGCAATCTCGCCGTCTACGGCCTGGGCGGGCTCCTTGCCCCCTTCGTCGGGATCAAGATCATCGACCTGGTCGTCAACGGCCTGGGCCTCGCCTGA
- the kdpC gene encoding potassium-transporting ATPase subunit KdpC, protein MGNDLSTSLRPAIVLTILFAILLGILYPLAMTGIGQALFPFQANGSLVRDGSGRVIGSAVVGQAFTSDRYLQTRPSAAGQGYDGLASSGSNLGPAAQALTDRVKPDVAKRQAEGVTGPLPADLVTASGSGLDPDLSPEAALAQAPRIAAVRGLPVERVRALVRERTEGGAVLGAPHVNVLAINRALDALPR, encoded by the coding sequence ATGGGCAACGACCTTTCCACTTCGCTGCGGCCTGCGATCGTCCTGACGATCCTGTTCGCGATCCTGCTCGGGATCCTCTATCCTCTGGCGATGACGGGTATCGGCCAGGCACTTTTTCCCTTCCAGGCGAATGGCAGCCTGGTGCGCGACGGAAGCGGCCGCGTGATCGGCTCGGCCGTGGTGGGCCAGGCCTTCACCTCCGACCGCTACTTGCAGACGCGCCCCTCGGCCGCCGGCCAGGGCTATGACGGCCTCGCGTCCTCGGGCTCCAACCTCGGCCCCGCCGCCCAGGCACTCACCGACCGCGTGAAGCCCGACGTCGCCAAGCGTCAGGCGGAGGGCGTCACCGGCCCGCTTCCGGCGGACCTGGTGACTGCCAGCGGTTCCGGCCTCGATCCCGATCTCTCGCCCGAGGCGGCACTGGCCCAGGCGCCTCGGATCGCCGCGGTACGGGGACTCCCGGTCGAGCGCGTCCGCGCGCTCGTCAGGGAGCGCACGGAAGGCGGCGCGGTGCTCGGCGCCCCGCACGTGAACGTCCTGGCGATCAACCGCGCGCTGGACGCCCTTCCGCGCTGA
- a CDS encoding DUF4118 domain-containing protein, translated as MPLSGDDRPDPDALLRQAAQEGRGRLKIFLGAAPGVGKTYEMLSEGAARRRDGVDVVVAVVETHGRAETEALVRGHEVIPRRDVPYEGRTLHEMDLDAVLARAPRLALVDELAHTNAPGSRHPKRYQDVEELLAAGIDVYSTINIQHVESLNDVVASFTRVRVRETVPDRILEMAEVEVVDIPPDELIERLKAGKVYLPHEATRALNHFFSKSNLSALRELALRRAAQAVDAQMLEHVRAIGVGGTWAGSERIVVAVSELPGADGLVRAAKRLSDALKAPWTALFIETPRAAQFSDPQHERIAATMSLATQLGGAIATVPAPSALEGIQAFVADARATQLVVGKSKRSRWFELRYGSVVDRLVRGTPGVTVHVLPVEEVPGQGGSAPTQAGRTRGRGWGSPAGYGLTLLGVAAVTALASTLFHVLNLGNVALLYLLPVMAAASLYGLRTGLFAGLASSLCYNFFFLPPTGTLTVNNPENIVSVFVLLGVAVATSQLTARVRAQADIAAASARTNATLAGFLHQLSGVSEQAEAARVICNDVGRLFDVQAVLLAPSPGAGLGVLAATNPDYRLDTMDLAAANWAFDTGGAAGKGSGTLAASEWLFQPLKSGAGTLAVLGLARENGSEPVRADQLPLLTSLVNQAALVIERLRLQAEIRDVDAVRTRDRLRAALLSSVSHDLRTPLTAVLAAADALDHGATPELIGTIKSEASRLNRFVANLLDMTRVEAGALKLSVEAVDLSDAVAGAAHDARRALEGHPVRLDVPPDLPLVRADPQLLHHCLLNLLDNAGRYGDPGTEIVIEGRHRYGQLRLAVLDHGPGLPPGRETEVFETFRRLEGSDRATGGTGLGLAIVKAFAEAMGLGVEAGNREDGSGAAFAILFPPSLIVRDVAQESIS; from the coding sequence ATGCCGCTATCCGGGGACGACCGACCGGATCCGGACGCCCTTCTGCGCCAGGCGGCGCAGGAGGGCCGTGGCCGTTTGAAGATCTTCCTCGGCGCCGCCCCCGGCGTCGGCAAGACGTACGAGATGCTGTCGGAGGGCGCGGCACGGCGCCGCGATGGTGTCGACGTGGTGGTCGCAGTGGTGGAAACCCACGGCCGCGCAGAGACCGAAGCGCTGGTCCGCGGGCACGAGGTGATCCCCCGACGCGACGTCCCCTACGAGGGGCGAACACTGCACGAGATGGATCTGGACGCGGTCCTCGCCCGCGCGCCGCGGCTGGCGCTGGTCGACGAGCTCGCCCACACCAATGCGCCGGGCAGCCGGCACCCCAAACGCTATCAGGATGTCGAGGAGCTGCTGGCGGCCGGGATCGACGTCTACTCCACCATCAACATCCAGCACGTAGAGAGCCTGAACGACGTCGTCGCGTCCTTCACTCGCGTCCGTGTGCGGGAAACGGTGCCCGACCGTATCCTGGAGATGGCGGAGGTCGAAGTCGTCGACATTCCGCCCGACGAACTCATCGAGCGGCTGAAAGCAGGCAAGGTCTATCTGCCGCACGAAGCGACGCGTGCGCTGAACCACTTCTTCTCCAAGTCCAACCTCTCGGCCCTTCGGGAACTTGCGCTGCGGCGCGCCGCGCAAGCCGTCGACGCCCAGATGCTGGAGCATGTCCGCGCGATCGGCGTCGGCGGCACCTGGGCGGGCAGCGAGCGGATCGTGGTCGCGGTGAGCGAACTGCCCGGCGCCGATGGCCTGGTCCGCGCCGCCAAGCGTCTTTCCGACGCGCTCAAGGCGCCCTGGACCGCACTGTTCATCGAGACTCCGCGCGCGGCCCAGTTCAGCGACCCCCAGCACGAGCGGATCGCCGCGACCATGTCGCTCGCGACCCAGCTCGGCGGTGCGATCGCAACCGTACCGGCTCCCTCGGCACTCGAAGGCATCCAGGCCTTCGTGGCGGACGCGCGTGCCACCCAGCTGGTCGTCGGCAAGTCGAAGCGGTCGCGCTGGTTCGAACTTCGCTATGGCTCCGTGGTCGACCGGCTGGTGCGCGGGACGCCGGGCGTGACGGTGCACGTGCTCCCGGTGGAAGAGGTGCCGGGGCAGGGGGGAAGCGCGCCCACGCAGGCGGGTCGCACGCGCGGTCGCGGCTGGGGATCGCCTGCGGGCTATGGCCTGACGCTGCTCGGTGTGGCGGCCGTGACCGCGCTTGCGAGCACGCTGTTCCACGTCCTGAACCTCGGCAACGTCGCGCTGCTCTACCTGCTTCCCGTCATGGCGGCCGCCAGCCTCTATGGTCTTCGCACCGGCCTGTTCGCGGGGCTGGCGTCGAGCCTGTGCTACAATTTCTTCTTCCTGCCGCCGACCGGCACGCTGACCGTCAACAATCCGGAGAACATCGTATCGGTCTTCGTCCTGCTCGGCGTCGCCGTCGCCACCAGCCAGTTGACCGCACGCGTGCGTGCGCAGGCGGATATTGCGGCGGCAAGCGCACGCACCAACGCCACGCTTGCGGGCTTCCTCCACCAGTTGAGCGGCGTCAGCGAACAGGCAGAGGCGGCGCGGGTGATCTGCAACGACGTCGGACGCCTGTTCGACGTCCAGGCCGTGTTGCTGGCGCCTTCCCCTGGTGCGGGCCTTGGCGTGCTGGCGGCGACCAACCCCGACTATCGCCTCGACACCATGGACCTGGCTGCCGCCAACTGGGCGTTTGACACGGGCGGAGCCGCGGGGAAGGGGTCGGGGACGCTCGCGGCATCCGAATGGCTGTTCCAGCCGCTGAAGTCGGGCGCAGGCACGCTCGCGGTGTTGGGCCTCGCGCGCGAGAACGGGAGCGAGCCGGTCCGTGCCGATCAGCTCCCGCTCCTCACCAGCCTTGTGAATCAGGCTGCGCTCGTGATCGAGCGGCTGCGCCTTCAGGCGGAGATCCGCGACGTGGATGCGGTCCGCACCCGCGACCGGCTGCGCGCGGCGCTGCTGTCGTCGGTCAGCCACGACCTGCGCACGCCGCTTACGGCCGTGCTCGCCGCCGCCGACGCCCTCGACCATGGCGCCACCCCGGAGCTGATCGGCACCATCAAGAGCGAGGCGTCACGGCTCAACCGCTTCGTCGCCAATCTCCTCGACATGACCCGCGTGGAGGCGGGCGCGCTGAAGCTCAGCGTCGAGGCGGTGGATCTGAGCGATGCCGTGGCCGGCGCCGCGCACGACGCGCGCCGGGCGCTGGAGGGCCATCCGGTGCGCCTTGACGTCCCTCCCGATCTGCCGCTCGTGCGCGCCGACCCGCAACTGCTCCACCATTGCCTGCTGAACCTGCTCGACAACGCAGGCCGCTATGGCGACCCCGGCACCGAGATCGTCATCGAGGGCCGGCATCGCTATGGCCAGCTTCGGCTCGCCGTGCTGGACCACGGACCCGGGCTGCCGCCAGGCCGTGAGACCGAGGTGTTCGAGACCTTCCGCCGGCTCGAGGGCTCGGATCGTGCGACCGGGGGCACCGGCCTCGGCCTCGCCATCGTCAAGGCATTTGCCGAAGCGATGGGGTTGGGCGTCGAGGCGGGCAACCGGGAAGACGGCAGCGGCGCCGCCTTTGCGATCCTCTTCCCACCTTCCCTCATCGTGCGCGACGTCGCGCAGGAAAGCATCTCCTGA
- a CDS encoding response regulator transcription factor: protein MAARILIVDDEVAIRRLLRNTLERAGYTVAEAMNGREALVQASAHEPDAILLDLGLPDRDGLTLIPMLRKQAKGVILVVSAREATEEKVAALDLGADDYVTKPFDTDELLARLRVALRHHGGSGATPKLVRRGDITIDLDRRLVCRAGEELHLTRKEHDVLAVLARHIGRVVTHERIIAAAWSGEEDPRVEYLRIVIRNLRQKGSVPAEGEMTP, encoded by the coding sequence ATGGCTGCCAGAATCCTGATCGTGGACGACGAAGTCGCCATCCGCCGCCTGCTGCGCAACACGCTGGAGCGCGCGGGCTATACCGTGGCGGAAGCGATGAACGGACGCGAGGCTCTGGTGCAGGCGAGCGCACACGAGCCGGATGCGATCCTCCTCGACCTGGGACTGCCCGACCGCGACGGTCTCACCCTGATCCCGATGCTGCGCAAACAGGCGAAGGGCGTGATCCTGGTGGTGTCTGCACGCGAAGCGACGGAAGAGAAGGTGGCGGCGCTGGACCTTGGCGCCGACGACTATGTGACCAAGCCCTTCGACACGGACGAGTTGCTTGCCCGGCTGCGTGTCGCGCTGCGCCATCACGGCGGCTCCGGTGCGACGCCCAAACTGGTGCGCCGCGGAGACATCACCATCGACCTCGACCGGCGCCTCGTCTGCAGGGCCGGCGAGGAACTGCATCTGACCCGCAAGGAGCACGACGTGCTGGCGGTGCTCGCCCGTCACATCGGCAGGGTCGTCACGCACGAGCGCATCATCGCCGCCGCCTGGAGCGGGGAAGAGGATCCCAGGGTGGAATATCTGAGGATCGTGATCCGCAATCTCCGCCAGAAGGGGTCGGTTCCGGCTGAGGGCGAAATGACACCCTAA